In Desulfonatronospira thiodismutans ASO3-1, a single window of DNA contains:
- a CDS encoding bifunctional 3,4-dihydroxy-2-butanone-4-phosphate synthase/GTP cyclohydrolase II has translation MSVSSIEEAIEDIRRGKMVILVDDEDRENEGDLTIAAEHITPEVINFMAKYGRGLICLALAPEWVDKLGLPMMAPKNTSRFETAFTVSIEAAQGVTTGISAYDRSTTILTAIKDNVVPEDIATPGHIFPLRAKKGGVLVRAGQTEGSMDLARLAGLKPAAVICEIMRDDGEMARMPDLIEFAGKHGIKICTIEDLIRYRSRFDSMVKRVAEADLPTDCGNFRAIAYENEVDDHTHVALVKGKLKKHEPVLVRVHSQCLTGDVFGSLRCDCGNQLKAAMRMVDQAGKGVILYMSQEGRGIGLANKIKAYALQDQGRDTVEANEELGFGPDLRNYGIGAQILVDLGITKMRLMTNNPKKIIGLEGFALEVVDRVSIEVPACEQNQCYLLTKKEKMGHILSISSKQ, from the coding sequence ATGTCAGTCAGCAGCATTGAAGAAGCAATCGAAGACATCCGGCGGGGCAAAATGGTCATCCTGGTGGATGACGAGGACCGGGAAAACGAGGGCGACCTGACCATAGCCGCCGAGCACATAACTCCCGAGGTCATAAATTTCATGGCCAAGTACGGGCGCGGGCTCATATGTCTGGCCCTGGCCCCGGAATGGGTGGACAAACTCGGCCTGCCCATGATGGCCCCCAAAAACACCTCCAGGTTTGAAACCGCCTTCACCGTCTCCATAGAAGCAGCCCAGGGGGTAACCACCGGTATATCCGCCTATGACCGCTCCACCACCATCCTCACCGCCATCAAGGACAACGTGGTCCCGGAAGACATCGCCACTCCCGGCCACATCTTCCCCCTGCGGGCCAAAAAAGGCGGGGTGCTGGTCCGGGCCGGGCAGACCGAGGGCAGCATGGACCTTGCCCGTCTGGCAGGGCTCAAGCCCGCCGCTGTTATCTGCGAAATAATGCGTGACGACGGCGAAATGGCCCGCATGCCCGACCTGATTGAATTCGCCGGAAAACACGGTATCAAGATCTGCACCATTGAGGACCTTATCCGCTACCGCTCCAGGTTCGACTCCATGGTCAAGCGGGTGGCTGAAGCTGATCTGCCCACTGACTGCGGCAATTTCCGGGCTATAGCCTATGAAAACGAGGTGGATGATCATACCCACGTGGCCCTGGTCAAGGGCAAGCTCAAAAAACACGAGCCTGTACTGGTGCGGGTGCACAGCCAGTGCCTCACGGGTGACGTTTTCGGCTCCCTTCGCTGCGACTGCGGCAACCAGCTCAAGGCGGCCATGCGCATGGTGGATCAGGCCGGAAAAGGCGTAATTCTCTATATGAGCCAGGAAGGCCGGGGCATCGGCCTGGCCAACAAGATAAAGGCCTATGCTCTTCAGGATCAGGGCCGGGACACTGTGGAGGCCAACGAGGAACTGGGATTCGGCCCCGACCTGCGCAACTACGGCATAGGGGCCCAGATTCTGGTGGACCTGGGCATTACCAAAATGCGCCTTATGACCAACAATCCCAAGAAAATAATCGGCCTGGAAGGTTTCGCTCTGGAGGTTGTGGACAGGGTATCCATAGAAGTCCCTGCCTGCGAGCAGAACCAGTGCTACCTGCTGACCAAGAAGGAAAAAATGGGGCATATCCTCAGTATTTCCAGCAAGCAGTAA
- the glyA gene encoding serine hydroxymethyltransferase: MDEIRRVDPEIARSIDLEEKRQLNKLELIASENFTSLAVRQAMGTVLTHKYAEGYPGKRYYGGCEYVDMAEDLARDRARELFEAEYVNVQPHSGSQANMGVFFGMLKPGDTIMGMDLSHGGHLTHGCPANFSGKLYQTVFYGVEKETGYINYEQVEELALKHRPSMIIAGASAYPREIDFKRFREIADKVDAKLTVDMAHIAGIIAAGLHQSPVPHAHFTTTTTHKTLRGPRGGMILSRDEYARTLNSQIFPGIQGGPLMHVIAAKAIAFKEALAPEFKTYQQLVIDNARTMGRLLTDAGFTLVSRGTDNHILLVDLTNKDITGKDAEIALDTAGMTVNKNTVPFETRSPFVTSGIRIGSSALTTRGMRPEHMDQVVNWMIAALENASNQERLNQISKEVEKFAGDFPLFAW; the protein is encoded by the coding sequence ATGGATGAAATCAGAAGAGTAGATCCGGAAATAGCCAGAAGCATCGACCTGGAGGAAAAACGCCAGTTGAACAAACTTGAGCTCATTGCCTCCGAGAACTTCACCTCCCTGGCGGTCAGGCAGGCCATGGGCACGGTCCTGACCCACAAATACGCCGAAGGTTATCCCGGAAAAAGATACTACGGCGGGTGCGAATACGTGGACATGGCCGAAGACCTGGCCCGGGACAGGGCGAGAGAGCTCTTTGAAGCCGAGTACGTCAATGTCCAGCCCCACTCCGGCTCCCAGGCCAATATGGGGGTTTTCTTCGGGATGCTCAAGCCCGGGGACACCATCATGGGCATGGACCTTTCCCACGGCGGGCACCTGACCCACGGCTGCCCGGCCAACTTTTCCGGCAAGCTTTACCAGACCGTTTTTTACGGCGTGGAAAAAGAAACCGGTTATATAAACTACGAACAGGTGGAAGAGCTTGCCCTCAAACACAGGCCCAGTATGATTATCGCCGGGGCCAGCGCTTACCCCCGGGAAATCGACTTCAAACGCTTCCGGGAAATCGCGGACAAGGTGGATGCCAAGCTCACAGTGGATATGGCCCATATCGCCGGAATAATTGCAGCAGGGCTTCATCAGTCGCCGGTGCCCCATGCTCATTTCACGACCACCACCACGCACAAGACCCTGCGCGGTCCCAGGGGAGGCATGATCCTCAGCCGTGACGAATACGCAAGGACCCTCAATTCCCAGATATTTCCAGGGATTCAGGGCGGCCCGCTCATGCACGTCATCGCGGCCAAGGCCATAGCCTTCAAAGAGGCACTTGCCCCGGAATTCAAGACCTACCAGCAGCTGGTCATCGACAATGCCCGCACCATGGGCAGGCTGCTTACGGACGCCGGATTCACCCTGGTCTCCAGAGGCACGGACAATCATATCCTCCTGGTGGACCTGACCAACAAGGATATTACCGGGAAGGATGCAGAGATCGCCCTGGATACAGCGGGCATGACCGTAAACAAAAACACTGTGCCCTTTGAAACCAGGTCGCCCTTTGTGACTTCCGGCATCAGGATAGGCAGTTCAGCCCTTACCACCCGGGGAATGCGTCCCGAACATATGGATCAGGTGGTCAACTGGATGATCGCTGCCCTGGAAAACGCCAGCAACCAGGAACGTCTAAACCAGATCAGCAAAGAGGTGGAAAAATTCGCCGGTGATTTTCCTCTTTTCGCATGGTAG
- a CDS encoding riboflavin synthase, which translates to MFTGLIQGTGRVAATEKKGLETRFTIRPGFVLSDPRPGESIAVNGVCLTAENFSRDAFHVYASAQTISVTSLKDLGTGSHVNLERALALGDRLGGHIVSGHVDCLARVEDIRADGESRRITLVFPEELSPQVIDKGSVALDGVSLTITGCGPGWLQVNIIPATWKETTLAGWKKGTQVNMETDLIGKYVQNMLGPWLEGRSRDQGGRLDMDFLRQHGF; encoded by the coding sequence ATGTTTACCGGCCTCATACAAGGCACAGGAAGAGTCGCCGCCACAGAGAAAAAGGGCCTGGAAACCAGGTTCACGATAAGACCGGGCTTTGTCCTGAGCGATCCCAGACCCGGGGAAAGCATTGCTGTCAACGGGGTCTGCCTCACTGCGGAAAATTTCAGCCGGGACGCTTTTCATGTATATGCCTCTGCCCAGACCATTTCGGTTACCAGTCTAAAAGACCTGGGCACGGGCAGCCATGTCAACCTGGAAAGGGCCCTGGCCCTGGGAGACAGACTCGGAGGACACATAGTGTCCGGGCATGTGGACTGCCTGGCCCGGGTGGAGGATATCCGGGCGGACGGCGAGTCCAGGCGGATCACCCTTGTTTTCCCTGAAGAATTAAGCCCCCAGGTTATAGATAAGGGTTCCGTGGCCCTGGATGGAGTAAGCCTGACCATAACCGGGTGCGGTCCAGGCTGGCTGCAGGTGAACATTATCCCGGCCACCTGGAAGGAAACCACCCTGGCCGGGTGGAAAAAAGGTACCCAGGTCAACATGGAGACCGACCTCATCGGCAAATACGTCCAGAACATGCTCGGCCCCTGGCTTGAGGGGCGCTCCCGTGACCAGGGCGGCAGGCTGGACATGGATTTCTTGAGACAGCACGGTTTTTAA
- the nusB gene encoding transcription antitermination factor NusB: MTRHKPRTKTTHSRHAQREFAFQVLYSLHFDQTGTHILDTFHHFKNDQDTAVQQDMSYALQLINGVRENLEELDAAIGRHSQNWKVKRIAMVELTIMRLAVYEMIYREDIPVKVGINEAIELAKTFGDNNSRNFVNGILDAVARDMRHGEPGTDAGA; this comes from the coding sequence ATGACCAGACATAAACCCAGAACAAAAACGACCCATTCAAGGCACGCCCAGAGGGAGTTCGCCTTTCAGGTCCTTTACTCCCTGCACTTTGACCAGACGGGCACCCATATACTTGACACCTTCCATCATTTCAAAAATGACCAGGACACCGCTGTGCAGCAGGATATGTCATATGCTCTGCAGTTGATCAACGGTGTCCGGGAAAACCTGGAAGAGCTTGATGCCGCAATCGGCAGGCATTCCCAGAACTGGAAGGTCAAGCGCATCGCCATGGTTGAGCTGACCATAATGCGCCTGGCTGTTTACGAAATGATTTACAGGGAGGACATCCCGGTTAAAGTGGGCATCAACGAAGCCATTGAACTGGCCAAGACCTTTGGGGACAACAATTCGCGCAACTTTGTCAATGGCATCCTGGACGCCGTTGCCAGGGATATGAGACATGGTGAACCTGGGACTGACGCGGGAGCCTGA
- the rpmF gene encoding 50S ribosomal protein L32, with the protein MALPKKKTSRSKKGMRRSHDHIPAPNVIYCDCGEASLSHRVCPQCGTYRSRTYIKSTADEAD; encoded by the coding sequence ATGGCTTTACCCAAGAAGAAAACTTCCAGATCCAAAAAGGGGATGCGCCGGTCACACGACCACATTCCCGCACCCAATGTAATATACTGCGACTGCGGGGAAGCTTCCCTGTCCCACAGGGTTTGCCCTCAGTGCGGCACCTACAGAAGCCGGACATACATCAAATCCACCGCGGATGAAGCCGATTAA
- the fabF gene encoding beta-ketoacyl-ACP synthase II, translating into MPRVVVTGLSALTPIGNDLDSSWENLLAGKSGVDHLARFDCTGYASRIAAEVRDFDPTAYMSAKEAKRMDRFCHLGVAGAQMLMQDSGLTPDNMDMEQCGVLLGCGLGGLETIEEFHSKLIKSGPKRVSPFYIPLLIANMVAGQISISTGAKGPNLVTTSACASGMHAIGYAYSDIRLGRAQAMITGGVESTITPMALSGFSAMKALSTRNDDPQKASRPFDKDRDGFVIGEGSGQMILESLDSALARGARIYAEVVGFGATADAFHITAPDDSGEGMASCMKQALREAGVSPEQVDHINAHGTSTYLNDITETRAIKEVFGKHAYDMLLTANKSMIGHTLGAAGGIEGVFCAKSLYHGQVPGTINLDTADPDCDLDYCSRGSVTRSINFALCNSFGFGGTNGCILFKRFEE; encoded by the coding sequence ATGCCAAGAGTAGTTGTTACCGGCCTGTCAGCCCTTACTCCTATAGGCAACGACCTCGACAGCAGCTGGGAAAACCTTCTGGCCGGCAAAAGCGGCGTGGATCACCTGGCCCGTTTCGACTGTACAGGATATGCATCCAGGATTGCAGCCGAAGTCAGGGATTTTGATCCCACAGCCTACATGAGCGCCAAGGAAGCCAAACGGATGGACCGCTTCTGTCACCTGGGCGTGGCTGGAGCGCAGATGCTTATGCAGGATTCCGGCCTGACCCCGGACAATATGGACATGGAGCAGTGCGGAGTGCTGCTGGGATGCGGGCTGGGCGGCCTGGAAACCATCGAGGAGTTTCATTCCAAGCTGATCAAGTCCGGCCCCAAAAGGGTCTCCCCCTTTTATATTCCCCTTTTGATAGCCAACATGGTTGCCGGACAGATATCAATATCCACAGGGGCAAAGGGGCCCAATCTGGTGACCACCTCGGCATGCGCCTCGGGCATGCACGCCATCGGCTACGCCTATTCAGACATAAGGCTGGGCCGGGCCCAGGCCATGATCACCGGAGGAGTGGAATCCACCATAACCCCCATGGCCCTGTCCGGATTCAGCGCCATGAAGGCCCTGTCCACCAGAAACGACGACCCGCAGAAGGCCAGCCGCCCCTTTGACAAAGACCGGGACGGGTTCGTCATCGGCGAAGGCAGCGGACAGATGATCCTGGAGTCCCTGGACAGCGCCCTGGCAAGAGGGGCCAGAATTTACGCCGAAGTCGTCGGTTTCGGGGCTACAGCAGATGCATTTCATATAACCGCCCCGGATGATTCCGGAGAGGGCATGGCCAGCTGTATGAAACAGGCCCTGCGCGAAGCCGGAGTATCGCCCGAACAGGTGGATCACATAAATGCCCACGGGACTTCCACTTACTTAAATGACATAACCGAAACCAGGGCCATCAAGGAGGTCTTCGGCAAACATGCCTACGACATGCTGCTTACAGCCAACAAGTCCATGATCGGGCACACCCTGGGGGCGGCAGGGGGCATTGAAGGAGTATTCTGCGCCAAAAGTCTCTATCATGGACAGGTTCCGGGAACCATCAACCTGGACACCGCCGACCCCGACTGCGATCTGGACTATTGCTCCCGGGGCAGCGTAACCAGGAGCATCAATTTTGCCCTGTGCAACTCATTCGGCTTTGGCGGGACCAACGGCTGTATCCTGTTTAAAAGGTTTGAAGAATAA
- a CDS encoding deoxycytidylate deaminase: MQQRLSWDQYYMRITHLVSRRSTCLRRVVGAMAVKDKRILATGYNGAPAGLEHCQDVGCLRDEMGIPSGERHELCRGLHAEQNVIIQAAIHGVSITGSFIYCTTQPCLICSKMLINCGVKKIYFSQGYPDPLAQEMLTMAQVEFELLEIVGD; the protein is encoded by the coding sequence ATGCAGCAAAGGCTTTCCTGGGACCAGTACTACATGCGCATCACCCATCTTGTGTCCCGGCGCTCCACATGCCTGAGACGGGTGGTGGGGGCCATGGCCGTCAAGGACAAGCGCATACTGGCCACCGGCTACAACGGAGCCCCGGCCGGACTGGAACATTGCCAGGATGTAGGATGTCTGCGCGACGAAATGGGCATTCCCTCCGGCGAAAGACACGAATTGTGCAGGGGTCTGCACGCGGAACAAAACGTTATTATCCAGGCTGCAATACACGGGGTGAGCATAACCGGCTCCTTTATCTACTGCACCACCCAGCCCTGTCTCATATGCTCCAAGATGCTCATCAACTGCGGAGTTAAAAAAATTTATTTCAGTCAGGGCTACCCTGACCCACTGGCCCAGGAAATGCTGACCATGGCCCAGGTGGAGTTCGAACTTTTGGAAATAGTCGGGGACTGA
- a CDS encoding beta-ketoacyl-ACP synthase III gives MKKNCCLTGLGYYVPEKVITNHDFELLMDTSDEWITTRTGIKQRHICTDQACSDLAYHSSIQALEEAGITPQDLTHIIVATFTPDALIPNAACVLLEKLGHKDIAALDINTACTGFIYGLELARGLCMLPGDANVLVVASEALTTRVNFSDRSTCVLFGDGAGAAVVSNTCHNPAAMPGRLLDVSLKADGALGELLTIKGGGSAYPLALGEKVSENFFVQMEGREVFKHAVRSMYNVALEVMARNNVRPGDIDLVVPHQANIRIIEALAKKMNLDPANLFVNVQKYGNTSAASVPIALAEAREKGRISPGDLVLMVAFGGGFTWGAALVQF, from the coding sequence ATGAAAAAAAACTGCTGCCTGACAGGACTTGGCTATTACGTCCCGGAAAAAGTCATAACCAACCATGACTTCGAACTCCTGATGGATACCTCCGACGAATGGATCACCACCAGGACAGGGATAAAGCAGCGCCATATATGCACCGACCAGGCCTGTTCAGACCTTGCATACCATTCATCCATCCAGGCCCTGGAAGAAGCCGGAATTACTCCTCAGGATCTTACCCACATCATCGTGGCCACCTTTACCCCGGACGCCCTGATCCCCAATGCAGCCTGCGTGCTCCTGGAAAAGCTGGGGCACAAAGATATTGCCGCCCTGGACATCAACACCGCCTGCACCGGTTTTATCTACGGCCTGGAACTGGCCAGGGGACTTTGCATGCTGCCAGGCGATGCCAATGTGCTGGTCGTGGCCTCCGAGGCCCTGACCACCAGGGTCAATTTTTCCGACAGAAGCACCTGCGTTTTGTTCGGGGATGGAGCCGGTGCTGCAGTGGTATCCAACACCTGTCACAACCCGGCCGCAATGCCCGGCCGTCTTCTGGATGTAAGTCTCAAGGCTGACGGTGCGCTGGGCGAGCTTTTGACCATCAAGGGCGGAGGATCTGCCTATCCCCTGGCCCTTGGGGAAAAAGTCAGTGAAAACTTTTTTGTCCAGATGGAAGGCCGGGAAGTATTCAAGCACGCGGTTCGCTCCATGTACAATGTTGCCCTGGAAGTTATGGCGAGAAACAACGTCCGGCCCGGGGACATCGACCTTGTGGTCCCGCATCAGGCCAATATCCGCATTATCGAGGCCCTGGCCAAAAAAATGAATCTTGACCCGGCAAATTTATTTGTTAATGTTCAAAAATACGGCAACACTTCAGCTGCTTCAGTGCCCATCGCCCTTGCCGAAGCCAGGGAAAAGGGCCGCATCAGCCCGGGAGACCTGGTACTCATGGTGGCTTTCGGGGGAGGATTTACCTGGGGTGCGGCGCTGGTGCAGTTTTAA
- the ribH gene encoding 6,7-dimethyl-8-ribityllumazine synthase codes for MLHIKTIEGRLDARGLKIALVACRFNDFIVDKLIGGAVDYLVRHGMEKENLTLYRVPGAFEMPVLVKRLAGKKDIDGIVCLGAVIRGATPHFDYVASEATKGIAQSSIESGMPVGFGLLTTDSLEQAIERAGSKAGNKGVEAAAAVLELIRVMEQVD; via the coding sequence ATGCTGCACATAAAAACCATAGAAGGCAGGCTGGATGCCAGGGGGCTTAAAATCGCCCTGGTGGCCTGCAGGTTCAACGACTTCATCGTGGACAAGCTCATAGGCGGGGCCGTGGACTACTTAGTGCGTCACGGAATGGAAAAAGAAAACCTGACCCTGTACCGGGTGCCCGGGGCTTTTGAGATGCCTGTCCTGGTCAAGCGCCTGGCCGGCAAAAAAGACATAGACGGGATAGTCTGCCTGGGTGCGGTCATCCGCGGGGCAACCCCGCATTTCGACTATGTCGCCTCCGAGGCCACCAAGGGTATCGCCCAGAGTTCCATTGAGAGCGGCATGCCTGTGGGTTTCGGCCTGCTGACCACCGACAGCTTGGAACAGGCCATTGAAAGGGCCGGGAGCAAGGCCGGCAACAAGGGAGTTGAGGCAGCAGCAGCCGTTCTGGAACTTATCCGGGTCATGGAGCAGGTGGATTAA
- the ribD gene encoding bifunctional diaminohydroxyphosphoribosylaminopyrimidine deaminase/5-amino-6-(5-phosphoribosylamino)uracil reductase RibD, with the protein MNQSEFMLKALGLARQAKGFTAPNPCVGALVTCGDRIMGKGWHRAPGENHAEVEAIENARENGADLSSCRMYVTLEPCNHHGRTPPCTAAVIQAGIPEIIIGARDPNSQVQGGGAEFLRNHGLRVTVGVEEQKCLDLIADFSLWQNSGRPYVYLKTASTLDGRIATRTGHSRWVTSANARQMVHQLRSIVGAVLVGGNTFYQDNPALTCRIQEVKNQPWAVVLTSRLPDPDQDFYLLQKRASRTIFWTDKNSAASPRAAGLEARGCRVMGLDAEGPGLDLKLGLEMLRRETGIYYLLCEGGGQLASSLLQQGLADEVWAFVALKILGDSLAVPVTSGREVELMDQTLDFRPGEILNLGPEILLRLFPLQRE; encoded by the coding sequence ATGAATCAGAGCGAATTTATGCTTAAAGCCCTTGGTCTGGCACGGCAGGCCAAAGGCTTTACCGCTCCCAATCCCTGCGTGGGGGCCCTGGTGACCTGCGGGGACAGGATCATGGGCAAAGGATGGCACAGGGCTCCCGGTGAAAACCATGCCGAGGTTGAGGCCATAGAAAACGCCAGGGAAAACGGGGCTGATCTTTCCTCCTGCAGGATGTACGTAACTCTGGAGCCATGCAACCACCACGGCCGGACCCCTCCCTGCACTGCCGCCGTTATCCAGGCAGGCATCCCGGAAATAATCATAGGAGCCAGGGACCCCAATTCCCAGGTCCAGGGCGGCGGGGCCGAGTTTCTAAGAAATCACGGATTGCGGGTGACTGTGGGCGTGGAGGAACAAAAATGCCTGGACCTCATAGCCGATTTTTCCCTTTGGCAGAATTCCGGCCGGCCATATGTCTACCTCAAGACCGCCTCCACTCTTGATGGACGGATAGCCACACGTACCGGGCATTCCAGGTGGGTGACATCGGCAAATGCCAGGCAGATGGTCCACCAGCTAAGATCCATTGTGGGCGCGGTCCTGGTGGGCGGCAACACGTTTTACCAGGACAATCCGGCCCTTACCTGCCGCATACAGGAAGTTAAAAACCAGCCCTGGGCAGTGGTTCTCACCTCCAGGCTCCCGGATCCTGACCAGGATTTTTACCTGTTGCAGAAAAGAGCCTCCCGGACCATTTTCTGGACCGACAAGAACTCTGCTGCTTCCCCCAGGGCCGCCGGCCTTGAGGCCCGGGGCTGCAGGGTTATGGGGCTGGACGCAGAAGGCCCCGGTCTGGACCTTAAGCTGGGCCTTGAAATGCTCAGGCGGGAGACGGGAATATATTACCTTTTGTGCGAAGGGGGCGGACAACTGGCCAGCAGTCTTTTGCAGCAGGGCCTGGCTGATGAAGTCTGGGCCTTTGTAGCCCTGAAGATCCTTGGAGACTCACTGGCGGTGCCGGTCACCAGCGGCAGGGAAGTGGAGCTTATGGACCAGACCCTGGACTTTCGCCCGGGAGAAATCCTGAACCTCGGCCCGGAAATCCTCTTAAGGCTTTTCCCCCTGCAGCGGGAATAA
- the plsX gene encoding phosphate acyltransferase PlsX: MKPIKPWIAVDAMGGDSGPDIVIPGSLEAARQDNLGLVLVGDQEKIEQALSKQKTGDLQLEVLHAPEVVAMNDKPSEALRRKKNSSIQAAFKSVREKTAHGVVSAGNSGATLACGMFTLGRIKGIERPALASILPTEKKEPLVLVDVGANVECKPYHLIQFGLMADVFARDVLHIKNPRIGVLTIGEEEGKGNKLVLETIKLFRSSSMNFIGNVEGRDFFAGKADVVVCDGFVGNVSLKLMEGLAMSLSRILKAEVKKSLLARLGFLLGIRALKRFGRHIDYAEYGGAPLLGLNGIGIVCHGSSNSKAITNAVLMAGEFVRNRANEHLAEGLGQNQEINMFGRRPQAKNHSA; encoded by the coding sequence ATGAAGCCGATTAAACCCTGGATCGCAGTAGATGCCATGGGCGGTGATTCCGGCCCGGATATAGTCATCCCCGGCAGCCTGGAAGCCGCCAGGCAGGACAACCTGGGCCTGGTTCTGGTGGGAGATCAGGAAAAGATCGAGCAGGCCCTTTCAAAACAGAAGACCGGCGATCTCCAGCTGGAAGTCCTGCATGCCCCTGAAGTGGTGGCCATGAATGACAAACCTTCAGAGGCCCTTCGCCGTAAGAAAAACTCCTCCATTCAGGCCGCCTTTAAGTCCGTGCGCGAAAAAACGGCCCATGGCGTGGTCAGCGCCGGCAATTCCGGGGCCACCCTGGCCTGCGGCATGTTTACTCTGGGCCGCATAAAAGGCATTGAACGTCCGGCTCTGGCTTCCATACTGCCCACGGAAAAAAAAGAACCCCTGGTCCTGGTGGATGTCGGGGCCAATGTTGAATGCAAGCCTTATCACCTCATTCAGTTCGGTCTTATGGCCGATGTCTTTGCCCGGGATGTCCTGCACATTAAAAACCCGCGAATCGGGGTCCTGACCATCGGTGAGGAAGAGGGCAAAGGCAACAAGCTGGTACTGGAAACCATAAAGCTCTTCAGGTCCTCATCCATGAACTTCATCGGCAATGTTGAAGGCAGAGACTTTTTTGCCGGTAAAGCCGATGTGGTTGTTTGCGACGGCTTCGTGGGCAATGTCTCCCTGAAGCTCATGGAAGGGCTGGCCATGTCTTTAAGCCGCATCCTCAAGGCGGAGGTAAAGAAAAGCCTGCTGGCCAGGCTTGGTTTTCTTCTGGGCATAAGGGCTCTTAAGAGATTCGGCAGGCACATTGATTACGCCGAGTACGGAGGCGCACCTCTGCTGGGCTTAAACGGCATCGGCATTGTTTGCCACGGTTCCTCCAACTCCAAGGCCATTACCAATGCAGTACTCATGGCCGGAGAATTCGTGCGCAACCGGGCAAATGAGCACCTGGCCGAAGGCCTGGGACAAAACCAGGAGATAAACATGTTCGGCAGACGCCCCCAGGCCAAAAACCACTCGGCTTAG
- the acpP gene encoding acyl carrier protein, protein MSVEQKVKDIVVDQLGISAEEVKPEAKFVEDLGADSLDLTELIMAMEEEFDIEIDDEKAQELLTVQSAIEFIKANQ, encoded by the coding sequence ATGTCAGTAGAACAAAAAGTAAAGGACATCGTTGTGGACCAGCTTGGAATTTCCGCCGAAGAAGTAAAGCCCGAGGCCAAATTTGTAGAGGACCTGGGTGCTGACTCCCTGGACCTGACAGAACTTATCATGGCCATGGAAGAAGAATTCGACATTGAAATCGACGATGAAAAGGCCCAGGAACTGCTTACCGTGCAGTCGGCCATAGAATTTATAAAGGCCAACCAGTAG
- the fabG gene encoding 3-oxoacyl-[acyl-carrier-protein] reductase — protein sequence MSELLKTALVTGGSRGIGRECALRLARDGYNVYITYVSKPQQARETCTEIENLGVQAASFELDVGDQEAIVDFFKNEIKDRVDLQVLVNNAGLTQDGLLVRMKPEQWEKVIRVNLTGSFICLQQAAKIMMRNRRGRIINLSSVTAQTGNPGQANYTSAKAGLIGLTKTAAQELAPRNITVNAVAPGFIDTDMTDKLPGDVRDRFLQMIPLQRFGTPGDVAECVAFLASGEAGYITGQVLGINGGLYM from the coding sequence ATGTCCGAGCTTTTAAAAACCGCCCTGGTCACCGGAGGCTCCCGCGGCATAGGCAGGGAATGCGCCCTGCGCCTGGCCCGGGATGGATACAATGTATACATCACCTACGTAAGCAAACCCCAGCAGGCCCGGGAAACCTGCACCGAGATTGAAAACCTGGGCGTACAGGCCGCTTCTTTTGAGCTTGACGTCGGAGACCAGGAAGCCATTGTTGATTTTTTCAAAAATGAAATAAAAGACAGAGTCGACCTTCAGGTACTGGTCAACAACGCCGGCCTGACCCAGGACGGCCTTCTGGTGCGCATGAAGCCCGAGCAATGGGAAAAAGTCATCCGGGTAAATCTCACGGGATCATTCATCTGCCTGCAGCAGGCAGCCAAAATCATGATGCGAAACCGCCGGGGGCGCATCATAAATCTGTCCTCTGTAACCGCACAGACCGGCAACCCCGGCCAGGCCAACTACACATCCGCCAAAGCAGGACTCATAGGTCTGACCAAAACAGCCGCCCAGGAACTGGCCCCCAGAAACATCACCGTGAACGCCGTGGCTCCAGGTTTCATCGACACGGATATGACCGACAAGCTGCCCGGAGATGTCCGGGACAGATTTTTGCAGATGATACCCCTGCAGCGTTTCGGCACCCCCGGGGACGTAGCTGAATGTGTGGCCTTTCTGGCCTCCGGGGAAGCAGGATACATAACCGGACAGGTCCTTGGAATTAACGGAGGACTGTATATGTAA